One part of the Nymphaea colorata isolate Beijing-Zhang1983 chromosome 8, ASM883128v2, whole genome shotgun sequence genome encodes these proteins:
- the LOC116259059 gene encoding protein MOTHER of FT and TFL1 has translation MASSVDPLVVGRVIGEVIDMFMPSVSMSICYGNKQVTNGCDIKPSLTVDPPTVNIAGRVERLYTLIMTDPDAPSPSEPSMREWVHWIVVDIPGATDPSQGREILPYMGPRPPIGIHRYVFVLFQQQAPAAMVAAPPTRANFSTRAFAARYGLGLPVAAVYFNAHKEPATKRR, from the exons ATGGCTTCGTCCGTGGATCCGTTGGTAGTAGGCAGGGTCATTGGAGAAGTCATAGATATGTTCATGCCCAGTGTATCCATGTCCATCTGCTATGGCAACAAGCAGGTTACCAACGGCTGTGACATCAAACCCTCGCTGACTGTCGACCCGCCAACCGTCAACATAGCTGGCCGGGTGGAGAGACTATACACTCTG ATAATGACGGACCCCGATGCGCCCAGCCCTAGCGAGCCCAGCATGCGTGAGTGGGTTCACTG GATCGTAGTAGATATTCCTGGAGCTACAGATCCTTCTCAAG GGAGGGAGATCCTTCCATACATGGGGCCTCGGCCACCAATTGGTATACACAGGTACGTCTTCGTGCTCTTCCAGCAGCAAGCACCGGCGGCGATGGTGGCTGCGCCGCCGACGCGAGCAAACTTCAGCACAAGGGCGTTCGCTGCGCGGTACGGCTTGGGCCTTCCTGTTGCTGCGGTCTACTTCAACGCCCACAAGGAGCCAGCTACGAAGAGACGCTGA
- the LOC116258909 gene encoding ATP-dependent DNA helicase homolog RECG, chloroplastic isoform X2, with protein MAFAVSRAQIRSMVFNDKYLKSAIYYEAISGYSNSSGRNMRFNSFLYSKLLDWSRRSKHESAKKLLEGVKEYDTASMLDRSNFLDKVSVLLGYDGLHDLMEHEKVQYDHRHSDDSSDISLVCSRFPSIMLGSTSFIELYDKTWDNFGNSVSSVSASSAASSVNQGEAHSFPSVPHIPAEGVNRKPEWVCTSNVKGETEKVIMEPVPLVDTGDKSQNCEATIVSIIDRPVDFIPGISTRHCRQLEKYGFYTMRKLLKHFPRTYADLHNGQGTIEDGQYFAFVGKILSSRGIKAGTSLSFLEIIVGCLISNGEETSEVQSGKSTRLIQLHLKKFFGGRRFTSPLFLRSIQSKHKVGDFVSVSGKVKAMSAKDHFEIREYNIDVLEEEAFARPFKSEERLLPIYPSKGGLNSNFLKGHIRSALQFISPDIDPIPKDILKEFSLFNLYEAYMGIHCPRDLKEADLARRRMIFDEFFYLQLARLFQMYGALATPTERTIFLDKFRDNLSCSLSVEEFSSFTKEIIKSLPYTLTQSQVIAASEIISDLRRPVPMNRLLQGDVGCGKTVVAFIACIEVVKSGYQAAIMVPTELLALQHYEHIVSLLENVEDTCKPNVALLTGSTPSKQSRFILQGLRNGDIDLVIGTHSLISETIEFSALRLAVIDEQHRFGVIQRGRFNRKLYTNSDSVNMMPKKVENELSAEKAFMAPHVLAISATPIPRTLALLLYGDMSLSQITDLPPGRLPIQTYAFEGNEAGLEKTYQLMQNELQTGGKVYVVYPVIEESEHLPQLRAASADLASMSSKFQDYQCGLLHGRMKSDEKEAALRNFRSGEINILLSTQVIEIGVDVPDASLMVVMNAERFGIAQLHQLRGRVGRGLRKSTCIFLSSSGGALGRLKILEESSDGFHLANVDLLHRGPGDLLGKKQSGHLPDFPIARLEVDGNILREAQLAALKILGSHCGLDGYPKIKAELSMRHPLCLLGD; from the exons ATGGCGTTCGCAGTTTCCCGTGCCCAAATTCGTAGCATG GTTTTTAATGACAAATACTTGAAAAGTGCCATATATTATGAGGCGATAAGCGGATATAGCAATTCATCTGGTAGGAATATGAG GTTCAACAGTTTCTTGTATTCGAAGCTTTTGGACTGGTCTCGTAGGTCAAAGCACGAGTCTGCTAAAAAACTTTTGGAAGGGGTGAAAGAGTATGACACTGCAAGCATGCTTGATCGCTCAAATTTCCTTGACAAG GTTTCTGTTTTATTGGGTTATGATGGCTTACATGATTTAATGGAGCATGAGAAGGTTCAGTATGACCATAGGCATAGTGATGATTCATCTGACATTTCATTGGTCTGCTCAAGGTTTCCTTCTATCATGCTGGGTAGCACATCATTTATTGAACTTTATG ATAAAACATGGGACAATTTTGGTAATTCTGTTTCTAGTGTGTCTGCATCATCAGCTGCATCATCAGTGAACCAGGGAGAGGCACATTCATTCCCATCAGTTCCTCACATTCCAGCTGAAGGTGTCAATAGAAAACCAGAATGGGTTTGTACCTCAAATGTGAAAGGAGAGACTGAGAAAGTTATCATGGAGCCAGTGCCTTTGGTTGATACTGGAGACAAATCACAAAATTGTGAGGCTACTATTGTCAGTATAATTGATAGACCCGTTGATTTCATTCCTGGAATAAGCACCAGACATTGTCGCCAGCTTGAAAAATACGGGTTTTACACG ATGCGGAAACTACTAAAGCACTTTCCCCGAACATATGCTGATCTTCATAATGGCCAGGGTACAATTGAGGATGGGCAATACTTCGCTTTTGTTGGCAAAATTTTGTCTTCTAG GGGAATCAAAGCGGGTACTTCTCTTTCATTCTTGGAGATAATTGTAGGTTGTTTGATCTCTAATGGGGAAGAAACCTCTGAAGTTCAAAGTGGCAAAAGTACAAGACTGATTCAGTTGCATTTAAAGAAGTTTTTTGGTGGCCGTCGGTTCACAAGTCCGTTATTTCTTAGAAGCATCCAATCAAAGCATAAAGTGGGAGACTTTGTTTCTGTTAGTGGCAAG gTGAAAGCAATGAGTGCAAAAGATCATTTTGAAATTCGTGAATACAACATTGATGTGCTTGAGGAGGAAGCCTTTGCAAGACCTTTTAAGTCAGAGGAGAGGCTGCTTCCCATATATCCTTCTAAGGGGGGTTTGAACTCCAACTTTCTCAAGGGTCATATAAGAAG TGCATTACAATTCATATCACCAGATATAGATCCAATCCCCAAGGATATACTCAAGGAGTTTTCTCTGTTTAATCTTTATGAA GCATATATGGGGATTCATTGTCCAAGGGATTTGAAGGAAGCTGATTTGGCACGTAGGAGGATGATATTtgatgagtttttttatctTCAG TTGGCAAGACTCTTTCAAATGTATGGTGCACTTGCAACACCTACTGAAAGGACAATATTCTTGGATAAATTCAGAGATAATCTATCATGTTCCCTTTCAGTGGAAGAGTTCTCCAGTTTTACTAAGGAAATTATCAAATCTCTTCCTTATACCCTTACTCAGAGTCAGGTAATTGCTGCTTCAGAAATAATATCTGACCTAAGGAGGCCTGTTCCTATGAACCGTCTTTTACAG GGCGATGTTGGATGTGGGAAAACTGTTGTTGCCTTTATAGCATGTATTGAGGTCGTCAAATCTGGGTATCAG GCAGCAATCATGGTGCCGACTGAACTGCTTGCTCTCCAGCATTATGAACACATTGTTTCCTTGCTAGAAAATGTAGAGGATACATGTAAACCTAATGTTGCTCTTCTGACTGGCTCAACACCTTCAAAGCAATCACGGTTTATTCTTCAG GGACTCCGAAATGGTGACATAGATCTAGTCATTGGCACACACAGCCTGATATCTGAGACCATAGAATTTTCTGCTTTACGTTTGGCTGTAATAGATGAGCAGCATCGTTTTGGTGTTATCCAAAGAGGCAGATTCAATCGCAAg TTGTACACCAATTCAGACAGCGTCAATATGATGCCAAAGAAAGTGGAGAATGAACTATCTGCAGAGAAAGCTTTTATGGCGCCTCATGTCCTTGCCATTTCTGCAACGCCTATTCCAAGGACACTTGCTCTGCTTTTGTATGGAGATATGTCTCTAAGCCAA ATTACAGATTTGCCACCAGGTAGGCTACCTATACAGACTTATGCTTTTGAAGGAAATGAGGCTGGGCTCGAAAAAACGTACCAG TTAATGCAGAACGAATTGCAAACTGGTGGAAAGGTCTATGTTGTGTATCCAGTAATAGAAGAATCTGAGCATCTCCCTCAGCTTCGTGCTGCTTCTGCAGATCTTGCATCAATGTCTAGCAAGTTTCAGGATTACCAGTGCGGACTTCTGCATGGTCGGATGAAGAGTGACGAGAAGGAAGCTGCATTGCGAAATTTTCGATCTGGCGAGATCAATATACTGCTTTCAACTCAAGTGATTGAGATAGGGGTTGATGTTCCTGATGCATCTTTGATGGTTGTGATGAATGCTGAGAGGTTTGGTATTGCTCAGTTGCACCAGCTAAGGGGCCGTGTTGGCCGTGGATTGCGGAAGTCCACATGTATCTTTTTATCATCATCTGGTGGTGCTTTGGGTCGTCTGAAGATACTAGAAGAGTCATCTGATGGTTTTCACCTTGCAAATGTGGACCTTCTTCACCGTGGACCAGGTGACTTGCTTGGAAAGAAACAGTCAGGACACCTCCCAGATTTTCCTATTGCTAGGTTGGAAGTCGATGGCAATATTCTTAGAGAAGCTCAGCTTGCTGCATTG AAAATTTTGGGATCTCATTGTGGATTGGATGGTTATCCGAAGATAAAAGCTGAGCTTAGCATGCGGCATCCTCTTTGCTTGCTGGGGGATTGA
- the LOC116258909 gene encoding ATP-dependent DNA helicase homolog RECG, chloroplastic isoform X3, whose translation MAFAVSRAQIRSMVFNDKYLKSAIYYEAISGYSNSSGRNMRFNSFLYSKLLDWSRRSKHESAKKLLEGVKEYDTASMLDRSNFLDKVSVLLGYDGLHDLMEHEKVQYDHRHSDDSSDISLVCSRFPSIMLGSTSFIELYGEFPSLSHESNLFSAESCEECLPRLESDNMIGPENSDKTWDNFGNSVSSVSASSAASSVNQGEAHSFPSVPHIPAEGVNRKPEWVCTSNVKGETEKVIMEPVPLVDTGDKSQNCEATIVSIIDRPVDFIPGISTRHCRQLEKYGFYTMRKLLKHFPRTYADLHNGQGTIEDGQYFAFVGKILSSRGIKAGTSLSFLEIIVGCLISNGEETSEVQSGKSTRLIQLHLKKFFGGRRFTSPLFLRSIQSKHKVGDFVSVSGKVKAMSAKDHFEIREYNIDVLEEEAFARPFKSEERLLPIYPSKGGLNSNFLKGHIRSALQFISPDIDPIPKDILKEFSLFNLYEGDVGCGKTVVAFIACIEVVKSGYQAAIMVPTELLALQHYEHIVSLLENVEDTCKPNVALLTGSTPSKQSRFILQGLRNGDIDLVIGTHSLISETIEFSALRLAVIDEQHRFGVIQRGRFNRKLYTNSDSVNMMPKKVENELSAEKAFMAPHVLAISATPIPRTLALLLYGDMSLSQITDLPPGRLPIQTYAFEGNEAGLEKTYQLMQNELQTGGKVYVVYPVIEESEHLPQLRAASADLASMSSKFQDYQCGLLHGRMKSDEKEAALRNFRSGEINILLSTQVIEIGVDVPDASLMVVMNAERFGIAQLHQLRGRVGRGLRKSTCIFLSSSGGALGRLKILEESSDGFHLANVDLLHRGPGDLLGKKQSGHLPDFPIARLEVDGNILREAQLAALKILGSHCGLDGYPKIKAELSMRHPLCLLGD comes from the exons ATGGCGTTCGCAGTTTCCCGTGCCCAAATTCGTAGCATG GTTTTTAATGACAAATACTTGAAAAGTGCCATATATTATGAGGCGATAAGCGGATATAGCAATTCATCTGGTAGGAATATGAG GTTCAACAGTTTCTTGTATTCGAAGCTTTTGGACTGGTCTCGTAGGTCAAAGCACGAGTCTGCTAAAAAACTTTTGGAAGGGGTGAAAGAGTATGACACTGCAAGCATGCTTGATCGCTCAAATTTCCTTGACAAG GTTTCTGTTTTATTGGGTTATGATGGCTTACATGATTTAATGGAGCATGAGAAGGTTCAGTATGACCATAGGCATAGTGATGATTCATCTGACATTTCATTGGTCTGCTCAAGGTTTCCTTCTATCATGCTGGGTAGCACATCATTTATTGAACTTTATGGTGAGTTTCCAAGCCTTTCACATGAAAGCAACCTTTTCTCAGCTGAAAGCTGCGAAGAGTGTTTACCAAGGCTGGAGAGTGATAATATGATTGGCCCTGAAAATTCAGATAAAACATGGGACAATTTTGGTAATTCTGTTTCTAGTGTGTCTGCATCATCAGCTGCATCATCAGTGAACCAGGGAGAGGCACATTCATTCCCATCAGTTCCTCACATTCCAGCTGAAGGTGTCAATAGAAAACCAGAATGGGTTTGTACCTCAAATGTGAAAGGAGAGACTGAGAAAGTTATCATGGAGCCAGTGCCTTTGGTTGATACTGGAGACAAATCACAAAATTGTGAGGCTACTATTGTCAGTATAATTGATAGACCCGTTGATTTCATTCCTGGAATAAGCACCAGACATTGTCGCCAGCTTGAAAAATACGGGTTTTACACG ATGCGGAAACTACTAAAGCACTTTCCCCGAACATATGCTGATCTTCATAATGGCCAGGGTACAATTGAGGATGGGCAATACTTCGCTTTTGTTGGCAAAATTTTGTCTTCTAG GGGAATCAAAGCGGGTACTTCTCTTTCATTCTTGGAGATAATTGTAGGTTGTTTGATCTCTAATGGGGAAGAAACCTCTGAAGTTCAAAGTGGCAAAAGTACAAGACTGATTCAGTTGCATTTAAAGAAGTTTTTTGGTGGCCGTCGGTTCACAAGTCCGTTATTTCTTAGAAGCATCCAATCAAAGCATAAAGTGGGAGACTTTGTTTCTGTTAGTGGCAAG gTGAAAGCAATGAGTGCAAAAGATCATTTTGAAATTCGTGAATACAACATTGATGTGCTTGAGGAGGAAGCCTTTGCAAGACCTTTTAAGTCAGAGGAGAGGCTGCTTCCCATATATCCTTCTAAGGGGGGTTTGAACTCCAACTTTCTCAAGGGTCATATAAGAAG TGCATTACAATTCATATCACCAGATATAGATCCAATCCCCAAGGATATACTCAAGGAGTTTTCTCTGTTTAATCTTTATGAA GGCGATGTTGGATGTGGGAAAACTGTTGTTGCCTTTATAGCATGTATTGAGGTCGTCAAATCTGGGTATCAG GCAGCAATCATGGTGCCGACTGAACTGCTTGCTCTCCAGCATTATGAACACATTGTTTCCTTGCTAGAAAATGTAGAGGATACATGTAAACCTAATGTTGCTCTTCTGACTGGCTCAACACCTTCAAAGCAATCACGGTTTATTCTTCAG GGACTCCGAAATGGTGACATAGATCTAGTCATTGGCACACACAGCCTGATATCTGAGACCATAGAATTTTCTGCTTTACGTTTGGCTGTAATAGATGAGCAGCATCGTTTTGGTGTTATCCAAAGAGGCAGATTCAATCGCAAg TTGTACACCAATTCAGACAGCGTCAATATGATGCCAAAGAAAGTGGAGAATGAACTATCTGCAGAGAAAGCTTTTATGGCGCCTCATGTCCTTGCCATTTCTGCAACGCCTATTCCAAGGACACTTGCTCTGCTTTTGTATGGAGATATGTCTCTAAGCCAA ATTACAGATTTGCCACCAGGTAGGCTACCTATACAGACTTATGCTTTTGAAGGAAATGAGGCTGGGCTCGAAAAAACGTACCAG TTAATGCAGAACGAATTGCAAACTGGTGGAAAGGTCTATGTTGTGTATCCAGTAATAGAAGAATCTGAGCATCTCCCTCAGCTTCGTGCTGCTTCTGCAGATCTTGCATCAATGTCTAGCAAGTTTCAGGATTACCAGTGCGGACTTCTGCATGGTCGGATGAAGAGTGACGAGAAGGAAGCTGCATTGCGAAATTTTCGATCTGGCGAGATCAATATACTGCTTTCAACTCAAGTGATTGAGATAGGGGTTGATGTTCCTGATGCATCTTTGATGGTTGTGATGAATGCTGAGAGGTTTGGTATTGCTCAGTTGCACCAGCTAAGGGGCCGTGTTGGCCGTGGATTGCGGAAGTCCACATGTATCTTTTTATCATCATCTGGTGGTGCTTTGGGTCGTCTGAAGATACTAGAAGAGTCATCTGATGGTTTTCACCTTGCAAATGTGGACCTTCTTCACCGTGGACCAGGTGACTTGCTTGGAAAGAAACAGTCAGGACACCTCCCAGATTTTCCTATTGCTAGGTTGGAAGTCGATGGCAATATTCTTAGAGAAGCTCAGCTTGCTGCATTG AAAATTTTGGGATCTCATTGTGGATTGGATGGTTATCCGAAGATAAAAGCTGAGCTTAGCATGCGGCATCCTCTTTGCTTGCTGGGGGATTGA
- the LOC116258909 gene encoding ATP-dependent DNA helicase homolog RECG, chloroplastic isoform X1 codes for MAFAVSRAQIRSMVFNDKYLKSAIYYEAISGYSNSSGRNMRFNSFLYSKLLDWSRRSKHESAKKLLEGVKEYDTASMLDRSNFLDKVSVLLGYDGLHDLMEHEKVQYDHRHSDDSSDISLVCSRFPSIMLGSTSFIELYGEFPSLSHESNLFSAESCEECLPRLESDNMIGPENSDKTWDNFGNSVSSVSASSAASSVNQGEAHSFPSVPHIPAEGVNRKPEWVCTSNVKGETEKVIMEPVPLVDTGDKSQNCEATIVSIIDRPVDFIPGISTRHCRQLEKYGFYTMRKLLKHFPRTYADLHNGQGTIEDGQYFAFVGKILSSRGIKAGTSLSFLEIIVGCLISNGEETSEVQSGKSTRLIQLHLKKFFGGRRFTSPLFLRSIQSKHKVGDFVSVSGKVKAMSAKDHFEIREYNIDVLEEEAFARPFKSEERLLPIYPSKGGLNSNFLKGHIRSALQFISPDIDPIPKDILKEFSLFNLYEAYMGIHCPRDLKEADLARRRMIFDEFFYLQLARLFQMYGALATPTERTIFLDKFRDNLSCSLSVEEFSSFTKEIIKSLPYTLTQSQVIAASEIISDLRRPVPMNRLLQGDVGCGKTVVAFIACIEVVKSGYQAAIMVPTELLALQHYEHIVSLLENVEDTCKPNVALLTGSTPSKQSRFILQGLRNGDIDLVIGTHSLISETIEFSALRLAVIDEQHRFGVIQRGRFNRKLYTNSDSVNMMPKKVENELSAEKAFMAPHVLAISATPIPRTLALLLYGDMSLSQITDLPPGRLPIQTYAFEGNEAGLEKTYQLMQNELQTGGKVYVVYPVIEESEHLPQLRAASADLASMSSKFQDYQCGLLHGRMKSDEKEAALRNFRSGEINILLSTQVIEIGVDVPDASLMVVMNAERFGIAQLHQLRGRVGRGLRKSTCIFLSSSGGALGRLKILEESSDGFHLANVDLLHRGPGDLLGKKQSGHLPDFPIARLEVDGNILREAQLAALKILGSHCGLDGYPKIKAELSMRHPLCLLGD; via the exons ATGGCGTTCGCAGTTTCCCGTGCCCAAATTCGTAGCATG GTTTTTAATGACAAATACTTGAAAAGTGCCATATATTATGAGGCGATAAGCGGATATAGCAATTCATCTGGTAGGAATATGAG GTTCAACAGTTTCTTGTATTCGAAGCTTTTGGACTGGTCTCGTAGGTCAAAGCACGAGTCTGCTAAAAAACTTTTGGAAGGGGTGAAAGAGTATGACACTGCAAGCATGCTTGATCGCTCAAATTTCCTTGACAAG GTTTCTGTTTTATTGGGTTATGATGGCTTACATGATTTAATGGAGCATGAGAAGGTTCAGTATGACCATAGGCATAGTGATGATTCATCTGACATTTCATTGGTCTGCTCAAGGTTTCCTTCTATCATGCTGGGTAGCACATCATTTATTGAACTTTATGGTGAGTTTCCAAGCCTTTCACATGAAAGCAACCTTTTCTCAGCTGAAAGCTGCGAAGAGTGTTTACCAAGGCTGGAGAGTGATAATATGATTGGCCCTGAAAATTCAGATAAAACATGGGACAATTTTGGTAATTCTGTTTCTAGTGTGTCTGCATCATCAGCTGCATCATCAGTGAACCAGGGAGAGGCACATTCATTCCCATCAGTTCCTCACATTCCAGCTGAAGGTGTCAATAGAAAACCAGAATGGGTTTGTACCTCAAATGTGAAAGGAGAGACTGAGAAAGTTATCATGGAGCCAGTGCCTTTGGTTGATACTGGAGACAAATCACAAAATTGTGAGGCTACTATTGTCAGTATAATTGATAGACCCGTTGATTTCATTCCTGGAATAAGCACCAGACATTGTCGCCAGCTTGAAAAATACGGGTTTTACACG ATGCGGAAACTACTAAAGCACTTTCCCCGAACATATGCTGATCTTCATAATGGCCAGGGTACAATTGAGGATGGGCAATACTTCGCTTTTGTTGGCAAAATTTTGTCTTCTAG GGGAATCAAAGCGGGTACTTCTCTTTCATTCTTGGAGATAATTGTAGGTTGTTTGATCTCTAATGGGGAAGAAACCTCTGAAGTTCAAAGTGGCAAAAGTACAAGACTGATTCAGTTGCATTTAAAGAAGTTTTTTGGTGGCCGTCGGTTCACAAGTCCGTTATTTCTTAGAAGCATCCAATCAAAGCATAAAGTGGGAGACTTTGTTTCTGTTAGTGGCAAG gTGAAAGCAATGAGTGCAAAAGATCATTTTGAAATTCGTGAATACAACATTGATGTGCTTGAGGAGGAAGCCTTTGCAAGACCTTTTAAGTCAGAGGAGAGGCTGCTTCCCATATATCCTTCTAAGGGGGGTTTGAACTCCAACTTTCTCAAGGGTCATATAAGAAG TGCATTACAATTCATATCACCAGATATAGATCCAATCCCCAAGGATATACTCAAGGAGTTTTCTCTGTTTAATCTTTATGAA GCATATATGGGGATTCATTGTCCAAGGGATTTGAAGGAAGCTGATTTGGCACGTAGGAGGATGATATTtgatgagtttttttatctTCAG TTGGCAAGACTCTTTCAAATGTATGGTGCACTTGCAACACCTACTGAAAGGACAATATTCTTGGATAAATTCAGAGATAATCTATCATGTTCCCTTTCAGTGGAAGAGTTCTCCAGTTTTACTAAGGAAATTATCAAATCTCTTCCTTATACCCTTACTCAGAGTCAGGTAATTGCTGCTTCAGAAATAATATCTGACCTAAGGAGGCCTGTTCCTATGAACCGTCTTTTACAG GGCGATGTTGGATGTGGGAAAACTGTTGTTGCCTTTATAGCATGTATTGAGGTCGTCAAATCTGGGTATCAG GCAGCAATCATGGTGCCGACTGAACTGCTTGCTCTCCAGCATTATGAACACATTGTTTCCTTGCTAGAAAATGTAGAGGATACATGTAAACCTAATGTTGCTCTTCTGACTGGCTCAACACCTTCAAAGCAATCACGGTTTATTCTTCAG GGACTCCGAAATGGTGACATAGATCTAGTCATTGGCACACACAGCCTGATATCTGAGACCATAGAATTTTCTGCTTTACGTTTGGCTGTAATAGATGAGCAGCATCGTTTTGGTGTTATCCAAAGAGGCAGATTCAATCGCAAg TTGTACACCAATTCAGACAGCGTCAATATGATGCCAAAGAAAGTGGAGAATGAACTATCTGCAGAGAAAGCTTTTATGGCGCCTCATGTCCTTGCCATTTCTGCAACGCCTATTCCAAGGACACTTGCTCTGCTTTTGTATGGAGATATGTCTCTAAGCCAA ATTACAGATTTGCCACCAGGTAGGCTACCTATACAGACTTATGCTTTTGAAGGAAATGAGGCTGGGCTCGAAAAAACGTACCAG TTAATGCAGAACGAATTGCAAACTGGTGGAAAGGTCTATGTTGTGTATCCAGTAATAGAAGAATCTGAGCATCTCCCTCAGCTTCGTGCTGCTTCTGCAGATCTTGCATCAATGTCTAGCAAGTTTCAGGATTACCAGTGCGGACTTCTGCATGGTCGGATGAAGAGTGACGAGAAGGAAGCTGCATTGCGAAATTTTCGATCTGGCGAGATCAATATACTGCTTTCAACTCAAGTGATTGAGATAGGGGTTGATGTTCCTGATGCATCTTTGATGGTTGTGATGAATGCTGAGAGGTTTGGTATTGCTCAGTTGCACCAGCTAAGGGGCCGTGTTGGCCGTGGATTGCGGAAGTCCACATGTATCTTTTTATCATCATCTGGTGGTGCTTTGGGTCGTCTGAAGATACTAGAAGAGTCATCTGATGGTTTTCACCTTGCAAATGTGGACCTTCTTCACCGTGGACCAGGTGACTTGCTTGGAAAGAAACAGTCAGGACACCTCCCAGATTTTCCTATTGCTAGGTTGGAAGTCGATGGCAATATTCTTAGAGAAGCTCAGCTTGCTGCATTG AAAATTTTGGGATCTCATTGTGGATTGGATGGTTATCCGAAGATAAAAGCTGAGCTTAGCATGCGGCATCCTCTTTGCTTGCTGGGGGATTGA
- the LOC116258445 gene encoding uncharacterized GPI-anchored protein At4g28100-like, whose product MEGKMLPLCFFFCLISLLLCEASPPSTQTFLPKSQPATVPALPEQSNMEGCPLDLSEELFKGIRAACGGENPERARCCPVLAAWLYAAYARTALSPPVRQPESVFDMPILPDDSEMCVENLQKALKRKGIEIQQPNSTCDAYFCYCGIRLHRLSGPVGCPGAFDVSDDGKLVAAPAALQLEKDCVRSGVAGCSKCLKSLYKLNGKGNSTARVPRPDEEEGGRRKGKMQRRECEMMGLTWLLAQNKTAYVPTVAAVLRAFMANDAAGIDDDAPGPRSCSVDKDGMPLAVDSSELDTSEASHLPRPSSPHLPFLVFILWITSNFLLLLH is encoded by the exons ATGGAGGGAAAAATGCTGCCATTGTGCTTTTTTTTCTGCCTCATCTCGTTGCTTCTGTGCGAGGCATCCCCTCCTTCCACGCAGACGTTCCTGCCGAAGTCTCAACCGGCGACGGTGCCGGCATTGCCGGAGCAGTCGAACATGGAGGGGTGCCCGCTCGACCTGTCGGAGGAGCTCTTCAAGGGGATCCGCGCGGCCTGCGGTGGGGAGAACCCGGAGAGGGCGCGGTGCTGCCCGGTGCTGGCAGCGTGGCTATACGCGGCATACGCGCGGACGGCGCTCAGCCCGCCGGTGCGGCAGCCGGAGTCCGTGTTCGACATGCCCATCCTGCCGGACGACTCGGAGATGTGCGTGGAGAACCTCCAGAAGGCGCTCAAGAGGAAAGGGATCGAGATCCAGCAGCCCAACTCGACTTGCGACGCCTACTTCTGCTACTGCGGCATCAGGCTCCACAGGCTGAGCGGGCCAGTGGGCTGCCCAGGGGCATTCGACGTTTCGGACGACGGCAAGCTGGTGGCGGCGCCCGCCGCGCTTCAGCTCGAGAAGGACTGCGTCCGGTCAGGCGTCGCTGGTTGCTCCAAGTGCTTGAAGAGTCTCTACAAG TTGAACGGGAAGGGGAACTCGACGGCAAGGGTGCCGAGGCCCGACGAagaggagggaggaaggaggaaggggaAGATGCAGCGCAGGGAGTGCGAGATGATGGGACTGACGTGGCTCCTCGCCCAGAACAAGACGGCCTACGTCCCGACGGTCGCGGCGGTGCTCCGGGCATTCATGGCCAACGACGCGGCCGGCATCGACGACGACGCACCGGGCCCCCGGTCCTGCAGCGTCGACAAGGACGGTATGCCTCTGGCCGTCGATTCGTCTGAGCTGGACACATCCGAAGCGTCCCATCTTCCGAGACCATCTTCTCCTCACCTCCCCTTTCTCGTCTTCATCCTATGGATCACCAGTaattttctcctcctcctccattaG